A genomic region of Sander lucioperca isolate FBNREF2018 chromosome 6, SLUC_FBN_1.2, whole genome shotgun sequence contains the following coding sequences:
- the LOC116050265 gene encoding histone H2B 1/2-like translates to MLSLALRRQPILCEQQHSHICIEWIQIEHSVVRHYIRLVKLSELIMPEPSVKAPKKGSKKAVSKAVSKTGKKKRKTRKESYAIYVYKVLKQVHPDTGISSKAMGIMNSFVSDIFERIAGEASRLAHYNKRSTITSREIQTAVRLLLPGELAKHAVSEGTKAVTKYTSSK, encoded by the exons ATGCTCAGTCTCGCGCTCAGAAGACAACCAATCCTGTGCGAGCAACAGCACAGTCATATTTGCATCGAGTGGATACAAATTGAACATTCGGTAGTGCGTCACTACATTCGATTAGTAAAACTCTCAGAACTAATCATGCCAGAACCCAGCGTCAAAG CGCCCAAGAAGGGCTCCAAGAAAGCCGTCTCTAAGGCCGTCAGCAAGACCGgcaagaagaagagaaagaccaGGAAGGAGAGCTACGCCATCTACGTGTACAAGGTGCTGAAACAGGTCCACCCAGACACCGGCATCTCTTCCAAGGCTATGGGCATCATGAACTCGTTTGTGAGCGACATCTTTGAGCGCATCGCCGGTGAGGCCTCCCGCCTGGCTCACTACAACAAACGCTCCACCATCACTTCCAGGGAGATCCAGACCGCCGTTAGGCTGCTGCTGCCCGGGGAGCTGGCCAAGCACGCCGTGTCTGAGGGCACCAAGGCCGTCACCAAGTACACCAGCTCCAAGTAA
- the LOC116050272 gene encoding histone H2A-like, with protein MSGRGKTGGKARAKAKTRSSRAGLQFPVGRVHRLLRKGNYAQRVGAGAPVYLAAVLEYLTAEILELAGNAARDNKKTRIIPRHLQLAVRNDEELNKLLGGVTIAQGGVLPNIQAVLLPKKTEKPAKK; from the coding sequence ATGAGTGGTCGAGGAAAAACCGGAGGAAAAGCCAGAGCTAAGGCAAAGACCCGCTCCTCCCGTGCCGGGCTCCAGTTCCCAGTCGGCCGTGTTCACAGACTGCTCCGCAAAGGAAACTACGCTCAGCGTGTGGGAGCCGGCGCCCCCGTCTATCTGGCGGCTGTGCTGGAGTATCTGACCGCTGAGATCCTGGAGCTGGCTGGAAACGCTGCCCGCGACAACAAGAAGACCCGTATCATCCCCCGTCACCTGCAGCTGGCTGTCCGCAACGACGAGGAGCTCAACAAGCTGCTGGGCGGAGTGACCATCGCTCAGGGCGGAGTGCTGCCCAACATCCAGGCCGTCCTGCTGCCCAAGAAGACCGAGAAGCCCGCCAAGAAGTAA
- the LOC116050269 gene encoding histone H3 — translation MARTKQTARKSTGGKAPRKQLATKAARKSAPATGGVKKPHRYRPGTVALREIRRYQKSTELLIRKLPFQRLVREIAQDFKTDLRFQSSAVMALQEASEAYLVGLFEDTNLCAIHAKRVTIMPKDIQLARRIRGERA, via the coding sequence ATGgcaagaaccaagcagaccgcTCGTAAATCCACCGGAGGCAAAGCCCCCAGGAAGCAGCTGGCCACCAAGGCTGCTCGTAAGAGCGCCCCGGCTACCGGCGGCGTGAAGAAACCTCACCGTTACAGGCCCGGTACCGTGGCTCTGAGAGAGATCCGTCGCTACCAGAAATCCACCGAGCTGCTGATTCGCAAGCTGCCCTTCCAGCGTCTGGTGAGAGAAATCGCTCAGGACTTCAAGACTGACCTGCGCTTCCAGAGCTCCGCCGTCATGGCTCTGCAGGAGGCTAGCGAGGCTTACCTGGTCGGTCTGTTCGAGGACACCAATCTGTGCGCCATCCACGCCAAGAGGGTCACCATCATGCCCAAAGACATCCAGCTGGCCCGTCGCATCCGCGGAGAGAGGGCTTAA